A stretch of Endozoicomonas sp. SCSIO W0465 DNA encodes these proteins:
- a CDS encoding Cof-type HAD-IIB family hydrolase: MTGCTVIKLIAVDMDGTFLKDNKTYNRERFLEQFKALKARGIRFVVASGNQYYKLRSYFEGIDAGDIAYVAENGGYVHDGQQALFVADIAVATLNRVYPFLNSLKAVTAIICGRDSAYVLNTADPAEVANARNHYQRLELIQSYRDINDTILKIAIKMSPDIHESVLEAARKELGDVLVSVTSGHEWIDLIIPGVHKAHGIHLLQEQWNIADDEVAAFGDSGNDIEMLQKAGFSFAMNNASDSVRQVARYSAPANNDEGVLDTIDHILSGELDKLS, translated from the coding sequence ATGACAGGCTGCACCGTAATCAAATTAATTGCTGTCGATATGGATGGCACATTTCTGAAAGATAACAAAACGTATAACCGGGAGCGTTTTCTGGAACAGTTCAAGGCCCTGAAGGCTCGGGGTATTCGATTTGTTGTGGCCAGTGGCAACCAGTATTACAAGTTGCGATCCTATTTTGAGGGTATCGATGCTGGCGATATTGCTTACGTTGCAGAAAATGGCGGCTATGTTCACGATGGACAGCAGGCGTTGTTTGTTGCGGATATTGCAGTGGCAACCCTGAACCGTGTCTACCCGTTTCTGAATAGCCTGAAAGCGGTAACTGCCATTATCTGTGGCCGCGACAGCGCCTATGTTTTGAACACTGCTGATCCTGCAGAGGTGGCCAATGCCCGCAATCACTACCAGCGTCTTGAGTTGATACAAAGCTATCGGGATATAAACGACACAATTCTAAAGATCGCCATCAAAATGTCGCCGGATATTCACGAAAGCGTATTGGAAGCAGCAAGAAAGGAACTGGGTGATGTGCTGGTGTCGGTTACCAGTGGTCACGAGTGGATTGATCTGATTATTCCCGGTGTTCATAAGGCCCACGGTATCCATCTGTTGCAGGAACAGTGGAATATTGCCGACGATGAGGTGGCTGCCTTTGGTGATAGCGGCAATGATATAGAGATGCTGCAGAAAGCAGGCTTCAGTTTTGCCATGAACAATGCCAGCGACAGTGTCCGGCAGGTCGCCCGTTATTCAGCGCCTGCGAATAATGATGAAGGCGTTCTGGATACCATTGACCATATTCTCAGTGGTGAGCTGGATAAGCTGAGTTAA
- a CDS encoding OmpA family protein codes for MKVQGFARSLIAIAIGTTVSSSVLASEVASPVVDKGLTFTIGGAYNGLDSYRGLDNEVAPEVGIGYRMNDRFSFEGIYSQYSTEQKTGGDADLKEFRLDAFYDLTPWDGSLTPYVVAGISELDVDLDAEGEHDDTRMNAGFGLRKAFTPNLAIRGDVRAVRTLDYAQTEAMANVALTWTFGSVAKAAEPVAVVEPVQEEVIAAVEPTPVLDADYDGVLDKDDLCPNTPAGITVDQTGCEPMKAIDLLVNFAFDSEVVNQEGSDQIAKMGEFLQRYPEVRILIEGHTDASGQAAYNDQLSVRRADTIRQQLIEKHGIDAERIDAVGMGEGKPVADNDTIEGRQQNRRVTAEVIGA; via the coding sequence ATGAAAGTGCAAGGTTTCGCACGCTCACTGATTGCCATTGCCATTGGCACAACTGTCAGCAGTTCTGTTCTTGCCAGTGAAGTGGCATCACCGGTCGTGGATAAAGGACTGACATTTACCATCGGTGGTGCTTACAACGGTCTGGACAGCTACCGCGGTCTGGACAACGAAGTGGCACCGGAAGTCGGTATTGGCTATCGTATGAACGATCGTTTCAGTTTCGAAGGTATTTACTCTCAGTACTCCACAGAGCAGAAGACAGGCGGAGATGCAGATCTTAAAGAATTCCGTCTGGACGCCTTCTACGACCTGACACCATGGGATGGTTCACTGACCCCTTACGTTGTTGCCGGTATTTCCGAACTGGACGTTGACCTCGACGCAGAAGGTGAACACGACGACACTCGTATGAATGCCGGTTTTGGTTTGAGAAAGGCATTTACTCCAAACCTGGCTATCCGTGGTGATGTTCGTGCCGTTCGTACCCTGGATTACGCTCAGACAGAAGCCATGGCGAATGTTGCCCTGACCTGGACCTTTGGCAGTGTAGCCAAAGCGGCAGAACCTGTTGCAGTGGTTGAGCCGGTTCAGGAAGAAGTGATTGCAGCGGTTGAGCCAACACCGGTTCTTGATGCTGATTACGACGGCGTACTGGACAAGGACGACCTGTGCCCAAATACTCCGGCAGGCATTACCGTTGACCAGACTGGCTGTGAGCCAATGAAAGCCATTGATCTGCTGGTTAACTTCGCATTCGATTCCGAAGTCGTTAATCAGGAAGGCAGTGATCAGATAGCCAAGATGGGTGAGTTCCTGCAGCGTTACCCGGAAGTTCGCATCCTTATTGAAGGTCATACCGATGCCAGCGGACAAGCAGCATACAATGATCAGCTGTCTGTTCGTCGTGCCGACACCATCCGCCAGCAACTGATCGAGAAGCATGGGATCGACGCAGAGCGTATTGATGCGGTGGGTATGGGTGAAGGCAAGCCGGTTGCCGACAACGATACCATCGAAGGTCGTCAGCAGAACCGTCGTGTGACTGCCGAGGTTATTGGCGCTTAA
- a CDS encoding NAD(P)/FAD-dependent oxidoreductase, with amino-acid sequence MPLNNSLLPSMQYDAVIIGAGASGLMCALTAGDRSRKVLVIDHANKIGKKILISGGGRCNYTNMYAEPANYLSGNPHFCKSALARYTQWDFQALVDKHRIPWHEKTLGQLFCNQQSSDIVAMLVEECRKSGVTIRLKTALHHVSPLDDLSGFLLDTTLGAIRCTSLVVATGGLSFPTMGASGLGYELAEQFGHPLIERMPGLVPFTMDKQWLSHFIELSGVSADVIASCNGQSFRENVLFTHRGLSGPAILQISSYWRPGNKVAINWLPGLSIKDWFNELRESKPKAEIRSVLSDQLTKRLTAALCTFGELQALTDSGCKPVNRFSPTELQRLAESLESWEVMPAGTEGYKKAEVTLGGVATNNISSKTFESQNQSGLYFVGEVLDVTGHLGGFNFQWAWASGHCAGLYV; translated from the coding sequence ATGCCGTTAAATAATTCTCTTTTGCCTTCCATGCAATACGATGCCGTTATTATCGGGGCCGGGGCTTCCGGGTTGATGTGTGCACTGACAGCGGGTGATCGCAGCCGAAAGGTGCTGGTCATCGACCATGCCAACAAGATTGGTAAAAAGATTCTGATTTCCGGTGGTGGTCGCTGTAACTACACCAATATGTACGCTGAACCGGCAAACTATCTTTCCGGGAATCCCCATTTCTGTAAGTCGGCACTGGCTCGTTATACACAGTGGGATTTTCAGGCGCTGGTGGATAAGCACCGTATTCCCTGGCATGAGAAAACCCTGGGGCAGCTGTTCTGTAACCAGCAATCCAGCGATATAGTGGCGATGCTGGTGGAGGAGTGTAGAAAGTCTGGTGTCACCATTCGCCTGAAAACAGCATTACACCACGTTAGCCCATTGGATGATTTATCCGGATTTTTGCTGGATACCACGTTGGGAGCGATTCGCTGCACATCGCTAGTCGTGGCAACCGGTGGCTTGTCATTCCCCACCATGGGAGCTTCCGGTCTCGGTTATGAATTGGCGGAGCAGTTTGGACACCCGTTAATAGAGAGAATGCCAGGCCTGGTGCCATTCACAATGGATAAACAGTGGCTCTCTCATTTTATTGAGTTATCAGGAGTCAGTGCCGATGTCATCGCCAGCTGTAACGGGCAGAGCTTTCGTGAAAATGTGCTCTTTACCCACAGAGGACTGAGCGGGCCGGCCATATTGCAGATTTCTTCCTACTGGCGGCCAGGCAATAAAGTTGCTATCAACTGGCTACCTGGCCTATCCATAAAAGACTGGTTTAACGAACTGAGAGAATCGAAGCCAAAGGCTGAGATTCGCTCGGTACTGTCAGATCAATTGACCAAACGATTGACAGCTGCTCTGTGCACCTTTGGCGAGCTACAGGCATTGACGGACAGTGGTTGTAAACCAGTTAACCGGTTTTCTCCAACAGAGCTACAACGTCTGGCTGAAAGTCTGGAGTCCTGGGAAGTGATGCCAGCAGGCACCGAAGGGTATAAAAAAGCAGAAGTCACACTGGGCGGTGTCGCAACCAACAATATTTCATCCAAAACCTTTGAGAGTCAGAACCAGTCAGGGCTTTATTTTGTTGGTGAGGTACTGGATGTGACCGGCCACCTTGGGGGGTTCAACTTCCAGTGGGCATGGGCTTCAGGGCATTGTGCCGGGTTGTATGTGTGA
- a CDS encoding IS110 family transposase, translating into MEMVTNFVGVDVASRWLDICLHNGSVERIDNSLTAITEWVASLPRATAIAMEVTGRYHSLLASVAFQHGHTVYVLNPRAVYHYAAGIGRRQKSDKADAAIIRRYLSNEHDSLKPWRPATANQELIN; encoded by the coding sequence ATGGAAATGGTAACTAACTTCGTTGGTGTGGATGTGGCTTCTCGATGGTTAGACATTTGTCTGCACAATGGTTCTGTTGAACGCATTGACAACTCACTCACCGCAATTACAGAGTGGGTCGCTTCTTTGCCTCGGGCAACAGCTATTGCCATGGAAGTAACGGGTCGTTACCACTCATTACTGGCTTCTGTTGCATTCCAGCATGGTCATACCGTTTATGTACTTAACCCAAGGGCTGTGTATCATTACGCAGCCGGAATAGGTCGTCGGCAAAAGAGCGATAAGGCAGATGCTGCAATTATTCGACGTTATCTGAGCAATGAACATGACAGTCTAAAGCCCTGGAGGCCAGCCACAGCCAACCAGGAACTGATTAACTGA
- a CDS encoding transposase — translation MKNDLIELYSDYLLSSSGKTTATGVSELLDNVYSHDQFTRLLSNNEFTSRDLWLYVKPVVRQVECSDGVLIFDDTIQEKQFSKENALNTWHFDHTKNRTVKGINLLNAHYHAGDASIPVAYKLIEKTILYTDLKTKKVRRYAEQTKNEMMREMLMICCHNQLMFRYVLADSWFCSNDNMMFIRHDCNKHFLMAMKSNRKVSLSLDDKLQGRSQRIDTVDFSEDKPVQGWIAGVDFPVLLYRQVFKNKDGSTGILYLVCSDLDCDAETLKAIYEKRWKVEVFHKTLKSNASMAKSPAHTVRTQSNHIFLSIYSAFRLEVLSLKVNLNHFQLRAKIYMAGLKASLGQLRELLAA, via the coding sequence ATGAAAAATGATCTCATAGAACTTTATTCTGACTACCTGTTGTCGTCGTCTGGGAAGACCACTGCAACGGGAGTGTCAGAGCTTTTGGATAATGTCTACAGTCATGACCAATTCACCCGATTGCTTTCAAACAATGAGTTTACCAGTCGTGACTTATGGCTTTACGTTAAACCCGTCGTGCGACAGGTTGAGTGCAGTGATGGGGTTTTGATCTTTGACGATACGATTCAGGAAAAGCAGTTCAGCAAAGAGAATGCCCTGAACACCTGGCATTTTGATCATACAAAAAATCGCACCGTGAAAGGTATAAATCTGCTCAATGCACACTACCATGCCGGAGATGCGTCGATTCCTGTCGCCTATAAATTGATCGAGAAAACCATCCTGTACACCGACTTGAAGACAAAAAAGGTAAGACGATATGCAGAGCAAACCAAAAATGAAATGATGCGGGAGATGCTGATGATTTGCTGCCATAACCAGCTTATGTTCCGCTATGTCCTTGCAGATAGCTGGTTTTGCTCAAACGACAATATGATGTTTATTCGACACGACTGTAATAAACATTTCCTGATGGCGATGAAGTCAAACCGCAAGGTATCCCTCAGTCTGGACGACAAATTACAAGGCCGTTCACAGCGTATAGATACTGTTGATTTTTCAGAAGATAAGCCTGTACAAGGGTGGATAGCAGGTGTCGATTTCCCTGTTCTGCTATACCGTCAGGTCTTTAAAAACAAAGACGGAAGCACAGGCATTCTCTATCTGGTTTGCAGCGATCTTGACTGTGATGCCGAGACTCTCAAGGCAATCTACGAGAAACGGTGGAAAGTCGAGGTCTTCCATAAAACGCTGAAATCGAATGCGTCAATGGCCAAGTCACCGGCGCATACTGTGAGAACACAGAGTAATCATATCTTTCTTTCAATTTACTCAGCCTTCAGGTTGGAAGTATTGTCATTGAAAGTAAATCTGAATCACTTTCAGCTCAGAGCCAAAATCTATATGGCAGGGCTGAAAGCTTCGTTGGGGCAGCTGAGAGAGCTGTTAGCTGCGTAA
- a CDS encoding transposase, with the protein MPVELTMLNDALEALKKLIDELEKKIMETMKNEDPEQQEGFKAMKSIPGFGALSSAFFSNEMARGDFKSGDQFIAFFGLDLQFKDSGTKRGRRRLSKQGSSEGRRLLYNVAMSACRGAFKPMYEHYTSRMSCTQALVAVMRKLLRIAFSVWRSKKAFDMAMYRSPVMQSAL; encoded by the coding sequence ATGCCTGTTGAGCTAACAATGCTCAATGATGCCCTGGAGGCCCTGAAAAAATTGATCGATGAGCTGGAAAAAAAGATCATGGAAACCATGAAAAACGAAGATCCGGAGCAACAGGAAGGCTTTAAGGCGATGAAGAGTATTCCGGGCTTTGGTGCATTGAGTTCGGCCTTTTTTTCCAACGAAATGGCCAGAGGAGACTTCAAATCTGGAGATCAATTCATTGCCTTTTTTGGACTTGATCTGCAGTTTAAAGACTCTGGCACGAAACGCGGTCGCCGCAGACTGAGCAAGCAAGGTTCAAGCGAAGGTCGCCGTTTGTTGTACAACGTAGCGATGTCAGCTTGCCGTGGCGCATTTAAACCAATGTATGAGCACTACACGTCCAGAATGAGTTGTACTCAGGCTTTGGTGGCGGTGATGCGCAAACTGCTGCGAATTGCGTTCAGCGTATGGCGTAGTAAGAAAGCATTTGATATGGCTATGTATCGTTCCCCTGTAATGCAAAGTGCTTTATAG
- a CDS encoding IS66 family transposase, producing the protein MKNPILESLRQSSGNKAGGKKGHQGTCLKQVDIPDYIEYLPVKECNKCQASLLDSEPVKYIERQVFEPGRPGEFEVTAHRAEVKICTCGCRNQAEFPEGVTAAAQYGSATQAMAVYLNQYHFLPFKRVSEYFNTLYKMSVSAGTVANFVARTYENLASTEEVIRDALRESSVAGADETGMRAEGSLHWLHVMRDEQWTLYYLSEKRGREAMDTMGILLTFAGVLVHDHWKSYFAYAATHVLCNAHHLRELLGVVDRDSNQLALRLMKLLRLSWHYCKGFKTIGMLQMPSVVCERIEKIYDRLLQRALMKEVVYMEKQREELKRKKVKNTKAYNLFKRLTEFKAETLRFMSDFTIPFDNNGSERDVRMAKLKQKISGCFRSADGGSMFARIRSYLSSARKQGMDIYQSLHRAVRNYCNMPLLSAE; encoded by the coding sequence ATGAAAAACCCAATCCTAGAAAGTCTGAGACAGTCTTCTGGTAATAAAGCCGGTGGAAAGAAAGGGCATCAGGGCACTTGTCTTAAACAGGTCGATATCCCTGACTATATTGAGTACCTTCCGGTTAAAGAATGCAATAAATGTCAGGCGTCTCTTCTTGATAGTGAGCCGGTCAAATATATTGAACGACAGGTGTTTGAACCAGGGAGACCGGGTGAATTTGAAGTAACGGCCCATAGAGCTGAAGTAAAAATCTGCACTTGTGGTTGTCGGAATCAGGCTGAATTCCCGGAAGGTGTTACCGCTGCCGCACAATATGGCTCAGCCACACAGGCTATGGCCGTCTATCTTAACCAATACCATTTCCTGCCTTTTAAGCGCGTGTCAGAGTATTTTAATACTCTCTATAAAATGAGTGTAAGTGCAGGCACTGTCGCCAATTTTGTGGCCAGAACCTATGAAAATCTGGCTTCTACTGAAGAGGTTATTCGTGACGCCTTGCGGGAATCGTCTGTTGCCGGAGCCGATGAAACGGGTATGCGGGCCGAGGGCTCTTTGCACTGGCTACACGTTATGCGGGATGAACAATGGACGCTCTACTACTTGTCTGAAAAGCGAGGTCGTGAGGCCATGGACACGATGGGCATACTGCTAACATTTGCAGGCGTTCTGGTTCATGATCATTGGAAATCCTATTTTGCATATGCGGCAACTCACGTACTTTGCAATGCCCATCACCTGAGGGAGCTTTTGGGTGTTGTTGATAGGGACAGCAATCAACTGGCGTTGCGATTGATGAAGCTACTGAGGCTTTCCTGGCATTACTGCAAGGGCTTTAAGACCATAGGTATGCTACAGATGCCAAGTGTTGTCTGTGAACGAATCGAGAAGATTTATGACCGGTTGCTTCAGCGGGCTCTAATGAAAGAAGTCGTCTATATGGAGAAGCAACGAGAGGAGCTTAAGCGCAAGAAAGTCAAGAATACTAAAGCTTACAATCTCTTCAAACGACTCACTGAGTTCAAGGCTGAGACACTGCGCTTCATGTCAGATTTTACCATTCCCTTCGATAACAATGGCAGTGAGCGGGATGTTCGAATGGCCAAGTTAAAGCAGAAAATCTCAGGCTGCTTCAGGAGTGCAGACGGTGGTTCTATGTTTGCACGGATTCGCAGCTATTTGTCGTCTGCCAGAAAACAGGGAATGGACATATATCAATCACTTCATAGAGCTGTTCGGAATTACTGTAATATGCCTTTGCTCAGTGCTGAATAG
- a CDS encoding DUF6444 domain-containing protein, which translates to MIPELPATMSAEILLKENAELRMRVACLEERCRELEEKVGKNSQNSSKPPSSDGYQKPCKNSNSPDHSDDLSADKGTDPSDEKPNPRKSETVFW; encoded by the coding sequence ATGATTCCAGAACTACCCGCAACTATGTCGGCTGAGATTCTCTTGAAAGAGAATGCAGAGCTGCGGATGAGAGTTGCCTGTCTGGAAGAGCGATGTCGAGAATTGGAAGAAAAGGTTGGCAAGAACAGTCAAAACAGCAGCAAGCCGCCATCGTCTGATGGTTATCAAAAACCTTGTAAAAACAGTAATTCTCCAGATCATTCTGACGACCTTTCCGCAGATAAAGGTACCGATCCATCGGATGAAAAACCCAATCCTAGAAAGTCTGAGACAGTCTTCTGGTAA
- a CDS encoding F0F1 ATP synthase subunit epsilon, whose translation MALTVDCDIVSAEQEIFKGQVEMLIATGSLGDLGITPGHTPLLTELRPGPIRLVTEGGEEEVFYVSGGFLEVQPNQIKILADTALRADDMNEAAAEEAKRQAEKALENQSGEFDYSRAATQLAEAAAQLRTLQAIRKKLGK comes from the coding sequence ATGGCTTTAACCGTAGATTGTGACATTGTTAGTGCCGAGCAGGAAATCTTCAAAGGTCAGGTTGAGATGTTGATTGCTACCGGCTCTCTTGGAGACCTGGGTATTACTCCCGGGCATACACCATTGCTGACCGAACTGAGACCGGGTCCGATCCGTCTGGTTACCGAAGGCGGTGAAGAAGAAGTTTTCTACGTTTCCGGTGGCTTTCTTGAGGTCCAGCCAAACCAGATCAAGATTCTGGCAGATACCGCACTGCGTGCAGATGACATGAATGAAGCGGCGGCTGAAGAAGCCAAGCGTCAGGCAGAAAAAGCCCTGGAAAACCAGAGTGGTGAATTCGACTACTCAAGAGCAGCAACCCAGTTGGCCGAAGCCGCTGCCCAGCTGAGAACACTTCAGGCTATTCGCAAGAAACTGGGAAAGTAA
- the atpD gene encoding F0F1 ATP synthase subunit beta — translation MSSGRIVQIIGAVIDVEFPRDSVPKVYDALNVDGKDLVLEVQQQLGDGVVRSIAMGSTEGVARGLNVANTGTPIQVPVGTKTLGRIMDVLGNPIDEKGPIGEEERAAIHRKAPSYADQAATNELLETGIKVIDLVCPFAKGGKVGLFGGAGVGKTVNMMELIRNIAIEHSGYSVFAGVGERTREGNDFYHEMTDSNVIDKVSLVYGQMNEPPGNRLRVALTGLTMAEKFRDEGRDVLLFIDNIYRYTLAGTEVSALLGRMPSAVGYQPTLAEEMGVLQERITSTKTGSITSIQAVYVPADDLTDPSPATTFSHLDATVVLSRDIASKGIYPAIDPLDSTSRQLDPLVIGQEHYEVARGVQTVLQRYKELKDIIAILGMDELSEEDKQTVSRARKIERFLSQPFFVAEVFTGSPGKYVPLKDTIRAFKGILEGEYDALPEQAFYMVGSIDEAVEKAKSM, via the coding sequence ATGAGTAGCGGTCGTATCGTACAAATTATCGGCGCCGTCATCGACGTCGAATTCCCACGGGACAGTGTTCCCAAAGTCTATGATGCACTGAATGTGGATGGTAAGGATCTGGTACTGGAAGTTCAGCAACAGCTGGGTGACGGTGTCGTTCGTTCCATTGCCATGGGTTCTACCGAAGGGGTTGCCCGCGGTTTGAACGTTGCCAACACGGGCACTCCGATTCAGGTGCCTGTGGGTACCAAAACCCTGGGACGTATCATGGACGTTCTGGGTAATCCTATAGATGAAAAAGGCCCTATCGGTGAAGAAGAGAGAGCAGCCATTCACCGTAAGGCGCCAAGTTACGCGGACCAGGCAGCGACCAACGAGCTGCTGGAAACCGGGATCAAGGTCATCGACCTGGTTTGCCCATTTGCCAAGGGTGGTAAGGTGGGTCTGTTCGGTGGTGCCGGTGTGGGTAAAACCGTCAACATGATGGAACTGATCCGTAATATTGCCATCGAGCACTCCGGTTACTCGGTATTTGCCGGTGTGGGTGAGCGTACCCGTGAAGGTAACGACTTCTACCATGAAATGACCGACTCCAACGTTATCGACAAGGTCTCGCTGGTGTACGGCCAGATGAACGAGCCACCCGGAAACCGTCTGCGTGTCGCCCTGACCGGGCTGACCATGGCGGAAAAATTCCGTGATGAAGGCCGTGATGTACTGCTGTTTATCGACAACATCTACCGTTACACCCTGGCGGGAACCGAAGTATCGGCACTGCTGGGTCGTATGCCTTCTGCAGTAGGTTACCAGCCAACTCTGGCAGAAGAGATGGGTGTGCTGCAGGAGCGTATTACTTCCACCAAAACCGGTTCCATCACCTCTATTCAGGCGGTATACGTGCCAGCGGATGACTTGACTGACCCATCCCCTGCCACCACGTTCTCCCATCTGGATGCCACCGTGGTACTGAGCCGTGATATCGCTTCCAAGGGTATCTACCCGGCGATTGATCCACTGGACTCCACCTCCCGCCAGCTGGACCCTCTGGTTATTGGTCAGGAACATTATGAAGTCGCTCGTGGTGTGCAGACGGTACTGCAGCGCTATAAAGAGCTGAAAGATATCATTGCCATTCTGGGTATGGACGAACTGTCTGAAGAAGACAAGCAGACCGTATCCCGTGCCCGTAAGATTGAGCGATTCCTGTCTCAGCCATTCTTCGTAGCGGAAGTCTTCACCGGCTCTCCGGGCAAGTATGTGCCATTGAAAGATACCATTCGTGCATTCAAGGGCATTCTGGAAGGTGAGTATGACGCGCTGCCTGAACAGGCTTTCTATATGGTTGGTTCCATTGACGAAGCGGTTGAGAAGGCCAAGTCTATGTAA
- the atpG gene encoding F0F1 ATP synthase subunit gamma produces MAGAKEIRTQISSIKSTQKITNAMEMVAASKMRRAQERMETSRPYAERIRQVVGHIANANAEYEHSFMIEREAVRVGYIIVSTDRGLCGGLNINLFKKTIEDMKQWHDRGVDIDLCLVGSKAISFFRSHGGNVVAALNHIGDSPNIEDLIGGVKVMLDSYDQGRIDRLFVVSNEFVNTMSQTPQVLQLLPLVPDDDESLKRPWDYLYEPDAKELLDGLLVRYIESQVFQAVVENNACEQAARMVAMKSATDNAGNLIDDLQLVYNKARQAAITQELSEIVSGAAAV; encoded by the coding sequence ATGGCAGGTGCAAAAGAGATACGGACGCAGATTTCGTCCATTAAAAGTACACAGAAAATCACCAACGCTATGGAAATGGTGGCAGCGAGCAAGATGCGCAGGGCTCAGGAGCGGATGGAAACCAGCCGCCCTTACGCTGAGCGTATCCGCCAGGTGGTAGGGCATATCGCCAACGCTAATGCTGAGTACGAACACAGTTTCATGATTGAGCGCGAAGCGGTTCGCGTGGGTTACATCATTGTCTCTACGGACCGCGGGCTTTGTGGCGGTTTGAACATTAACCTGTTCAAAAAAACCATTGAGGACATGAAGCAGTGGCATGACCGGGGGGTTGACATCGATCTCTGTCTGGTCGGCAGCAAGGCAATCTCATTTTTCCGAAGTCATGGTGGCAATGTAGTGGCGGCACTGAATCATATTGGTGACTCCCCCAACATTGAGGACCTGATTGGTGGCGTGAAAGTCATGCTGGACAGCTACGACCAGGGTCGTATTGACCGGTTGTTCGTGGTGAGCAACGAGTTTGTGAACACCATGAGCCAGACGCCACAAGTGCTGCAACTGCTGCCACTGGTGCCTGATGATGACGAGTCCCTGAAGAGACCCTGGGACTACCTGTATGAGCCCGATGCCAAAGAGCTGCTGGACGGTTTGCTGGTCCGTTATATCGAGTCTCAGGTTTTTCAGGCCGTGGTGGAAAACAATGCCTGTGAACAGGCGGCGCGAATGGTGGCCATGAAGAGTGCTACCGATAATGCCGGAAACCTGATTGATGACCTGCAGCTGGTGTACAACAAGGCTCGACAGGCGGCGATCACACAGGAACTCTCTGAGATTGTCAGCGGCGCTGCGGCCGTTTAG